In one Paraburkholderia azotifigens genomic region, the following are encoded:
- a CDS encoding SMP-30/gluconolactonase/LRE family protein, with translation MTELSHPNSRRYPDPSIRSFDPRFDALRLASASVECLYQGARWSEGPVWFGDGRYVLWSDIPNNRILRWDEETGAVTPFRRPSNNANGNTRDREGRLVSCEHLTRRVTRTEYDGSITVIADAYQGKRFNSPNDVIVKSDGSIWFTDPSFGIDSFYEGEKQEPELPQNVYRVDGQTGEVTMVCDEVIGPNGLAFSPDESVLYIVESRSKPRTIRAFDVADNGRSLTNNRVLIDAQQGTPDGFRVDIHGNLWCGWGMGTDELDGVRVFSPQGDALGHIALPERCANVCFGGRHRNRLFMAASHGLYSLYVNTQGVRGG, from the coding sequence ATGACAGAACTCAGCCACCCGAACTCCCGACGCTATCCCGATCCCTCCATCCGCAGTTTCGATCCACGCTTCGATGCATTACGCCTCGCATCGGCTTCCGTCGAATGCCTGTACCAGGGCGCGCGCTGGTCCGAAGGGCCCGTCTGGTTCGGCGACGGCCGTTATGTGCTGTGGAGCGACATCCCGAACAATCGCATCCTGCGCTGGGACGAAGAAACGGGCGCGGTGACGCCGTTTCGCCGGCCGTCGAACAATGCGAACGGCAACACACGCGACCGCGAAGGGCGGCTCGTGAGCTGCGAGCATCTGACGCGGCGTGTCACGCGCACCGAGTACGATGGCTCGATCACGGTGATCGCCGACGCGTATCAAGGCAAGCGCTTCAATTCGCCGAACGATGTGATCGTCAAATCGGACGGCTCCATCTGGTTCACCGATCCCTCGTTCGGTATCGACAGTTTCTACGAAGGCGAAAAGCAGGAGCCGGAGCTGCCGCAAAACGTGTATCGCGTGGACGGGCAGACGGGCGAAGTGACGATGGTGTGCGACGAGGTGATCGGACCGAACGGGCTCGCGTTTTCGCCGGACGAGTCCGTGTTGTACATCGTCGAATCGCGTTCGAAGCCGCGCACCATCCGTGCATTCGACGTCGCGGACAACGGGCGGTCGCTGACGAACAACCGGGTGCTGATCGACGCGCAGCAGGGCACGCCCGATGGCTTTCGGGTCGACATTCACGGCAACCTCTGGTGCGGCTGGGGCATGGGCACTGACGAACTCGACGGCGTGCGCGTGTTTTCGCCGCAAGGCGACGCGCTCGGGCATATCGCGCTGCCGGAGCGCTGCGCGAACGTCTGCTTCGGCGGCAGGCATCGCAACCGCCTCTTCATGGCGGCGAGTCACGGCCTGTATTCGCTCTATGTGAACACGCAAGGCGTGCGCGGCGGCTGA
- a CDS encoding ABC transporter substrate-binding protein codes for MAFSGKLSVRVAAVCVAVGAAVAGFAQSARAADPVTLNIVDVAGDLQLTQKGFEAFKAKYPNLVSNITYTNAPAPQLPGKIKAMQAAGRSDIDLVLTGTDALAAGIEQNLWVKLLPDNNAQFPGVLDKYAPGPRKMQDVAQGFGLEVAYMPAGPLIEYNPAKVSDPPKTPDQLLQWCKAHPNKLIYARPANSGPGRTFLMGLPYVLGDKDPKDPVNGWDKTWAFLKQLNDCIPYYPGGTSAVMKELGEGTRDMTVTVTGWDINPRALGIVPAEFKVQAFDNMTWVNDAHYMVIPKGVPKEKLDILYKLMNFMLEPTQQAMTYDDGYFYPGPAIKGVTEAQAPEHSQEVLKKFGRPEYAKLLADRPHVQPLSAAAMVAAFQKWDREVGAQKTK; via the coding sequence ATGGCTTTTTCTGGCAAGTTGTCAGTTAGGGTAGCGGCAGTGTGCGTGGCAGTCGGTGCTGCCGTCGCAGGGTTCGCACAATCGGCACGAGCGGCCGATCCAGTCACGCTCAACATCGTCGACGTCGCCGGCGATCTTCAACTGACGCAAAAGGGCTTCGAAGCCTTCAAGGCCAAGTACCCGAATCTCGTTTCCAACATCACCTACACGAACGCACCCGCGCCGCAACTGCCCGGCAAGATCAAGGCGATGCAGGCAGCCGGCCGTTCCGATATCGACCTCGTTCTGACGGGCACCGACGCGCTCGCCGCCGGTATCGAACAGAACCTGTGGGTCAAGCTGCTGCCCGACAACAACGCGCAGTTCCCCGGTGTGCTCGACAAATACGCGCCCGGCCCGCGCAAGATGCAGGACGTCGCGCAGGGCTTCGGCCTCGAAGTCGCCTATATGCCGGCCGGTCCGCTGATCGAGTACAACCCGGCCAAGGTCAGCGATCCGCCCAAGACGCCGGACCAGCTGCTGCAATGGTGCAAGGCGCATCCGAACAAGCTGATCTACGCGCGTCCCGCCAATTCCGGCCCGGGCCGCACGTTCCTGATGGGCCTGCCGTACGTGCTCGGCGATAAAGATCCGAAGGACCCCGTCAACGGCTGGGACAAGACCTGGGCGTTTCTCAAGCAGCTGAACGACTGCATTCCTTACTATCCGGGCGGCACGTCGGCTGTCATGAAGGAACTGGGCGAAGGCACGCGCGACATGACGGTCACCGTGACGGGCTGGGACATCAACCCGCGCGCGCTCGGCATCGTGCCCGCCGAATTCAAGGTGCAGGCGTTCGACAACATGACGTGGGTCAACGACGCCCACTACATGGTGATTCCGAAGGGTGTGCCGAAAGAAAAGCTCGACATCCTCTACAAGCTGATGAACTTCATGCTCGAGCCGACCCAGCAGGCCATGACCTATGACGACGGCTACTTCTATCCGGGCCCGGCCATCAAGGGCGTGACGGAAGCGCAGGCGCCCGAGCACAGCCAGGAAGTGCTGAAGAAATTCGGCCGTCCGGAATACGCGAAACTGCTGGCCGATCGTCCGCACGTCCAGCCGCTGAGCGCGGCGGCGATGGTGGCGGCGTTCCAGAAGTGGGACCGCGAAGTGGGCGCGCAAAAGACCAAGTAA
- a CDS encoding ABC transporter ATP-binding protein — protein MKHHFEQLRLESVCRSFVNTEGHPVAALQGLDLNIRRGEFIALLGPSGCGKSTALNCIAGLQPLSGGGIWLDEKRIDVLPPEKRGFGMVFQNYALFPHMSVLDNVGFGLKMRGVGKAETVKRAREALQLVQLVGHEKKLPGQLSGGQQQRVAIARAIVIEPPLILMDEPLSNLDTKLRIEMRAEIRRIHTQLDRATIYVTHDQDEALSMADRIVVMKEGVVQQVATPKEVYGRPKNLHVARFMGYRNVLPFTLEGTQGEGVAVEANGVRLTGMAMEGFNSKRVSVALRPEDMERAAPGSGNAFDAQVTTVEYGGRDSLIRVKSAFGELWARVAGEFAEGERVTLCVPPSRTLVYDGEPS, from the coding sequence ATGAAGCATCACTTTGAACAGTTGCGCCTCGAATCGGTCTGCCGCAGTTTCGTGAATACGGAAGGGCACCCGGTGGCCGCGTTGCAGGGCCTCGACCTGAATATCCGCCGCGGCGAATTCATCGCGCTGCTCGGGCCTTCGGGCTGCGGCAAGTCGACGGCGCTCAACTGCATTGCCGGCTTGCAGCCGCTGTCGGGCGGCGGCATCTGGCTCGATGAAAAACGTATCGACGTGCTGCCGCCGGAAAAGCGCGGCTTCGGCATGGTGTTCCAGAATTACGCGCTGTTTCCGCACATGTCGGTGCTCGACAACGTCGGCTTCGGCCTGAAGATGCGCGGCGTCGGCAAGGCGGAGACGGTGAAGCGCGCACGCGAAGCGCTGCAGCTCGTGCAACTGGTCGGCCATGAAAAGAAACTTCCGGGCCAGCTGTCGGGCGGCCAGCAGCAGCGCGTCGCGATTGCGCGCGCCATCGTGATCGAGCCGCCGCTCATCCTGATGGACGAGCCGCTGTCGAATCTCGACACGAAGCTGCGCATCGAAATGCGCGCCGAGATCCGCCGCATCCATACGCAACTGGACCGCGCGACCATTTACGTGACGCACGACCAGGACGAAGCGCTGTCGATGGCCGACCGCATCGTCGTGATGAAAGAGGGTGTCGTGCAGCAGGTCGCGACGCCGAAGGAAGTCTACGGACGTCCGAAGAATCTGCACGTCGCGCGCTTCATGGGCTATCGCAACGTGCTGCCGTTCACGCTCGAAGGCACGCAGGGCGAAGGCGTGGCCGTTGAGGCGAACGGCGTGCGCCTGACCGGCATGGCCATGGAAGGTTTCAACAGCAAGCGCGTGTCCGTCGCGCTGCGGCCCGAAGACATGGAGCGCGCCGCGCCCGGTTCCGGGAATGCGTTCGACGCGCAGGTCACGACTGTCGAATACGGCGGCCGCGATTCGCTGATCCGCGTGAAGAGCGCGTTCGGCGAACTATGGGCGCGCGTCGCGGGCGAGTTTGCCGAAGGCGAGCGCGTCACGCTGTGCGTGCCGCCGTCGCGCACGCTGGTCTACGATGGAGAGCCGTCATGA
- a CDS encoding ABC transporter permease produces MSTLTPPAASAPVAPRDGKAWLVSPALLFILALFVYPFVYGLALSFSPMEGGGMWANYAKFFSDTSMWPTIIVTLKLAVPATLINVGVSVPVAFALRRPSPYQKFVTTLLVIPVTLGTVLIADGMLTYFGPNGWFPQALQGLHLYTDEVRLTHNFWGVLISLVVSGFPFAFLLTLSYVTGIDPTLASAAATLGANPWQQFRRIYLPLLVPGLTMAACLSFVQAFSVFPSAVLLGAPAGPTRVMSIAAAEAAFENYDYSMASAIAIVMGFVQLVIVAAMLGARRFFYVGPATGGKG; encoded by the coding sequence ATGAGCACCTTGACGCCCCCGGCCGCATCGGCGCCCGTCGCGCCGCGCGACGGCAAGGCGTGGCTCGTGTCGCCCGCCTTGCTGTTCATCCTCGCGCTGTTTGTCTACCCGTTCGTCTATGGCCTCGCGCTGTCGTTCAGCCCGATGGAAGGCGGCGGCATGTGGGCGAACTACGCGAAGTTCTTCAGCGACACGTCGATGTGGCCGACCATCATCGTCACGCTGAAGCTCGCCGTGCCCGCTACCTTGATCAACGTCGGCGTGTCGGTGCCTGTGGCGTTCGCGCTGCGCCGACCGTCGCCGTACCAGAAGTTCGTCACGACCTTGCTCGTGATTCCTGTCACGCTCGGCACCGTGCTGATCGCAGACGGCATGCTCACATACTTCGGTCCGAACGGCTGGTTTCCGCAAGCACTACAAGGGCTGCATCTCTATACCGACGAAGTACGCCTTACGCATAACTTCTGGGGCGTGCTGATCTCGCTCGTCGTGTCGGGCTTTCCGTTCGCGTTCCTGCTGACGCTGTCGTACGTGACGGGCATCGACCCGACGCTGGCGAGCGCCGCCGCGACGCTCGGCGCGAATCCGTGGCAGCAGTTCCGTCGGATCTATCTGCCGCTGCTCGTGCCGGGGCTGACGATGGCGGCGTGTCTGTCGTTCGTGCAGGCGTTTTCGGTGTTTCCGTCGGCGGTGCTGCTGGGCGCGCCCGCGGGTCCGACTCGCGTCATGTCGATCGCCGCTGCCGAGGCAGCATTCGAGAACTACGATTATTCGATGGCGTCGGCGATTGCGATCGTGATGGGATTCGTGCAACTGGTGATCGTCGCCGCGATGCTCGGCGCGCGCCGCTTCTTCTATGTTGGACCGGCGACGGGAGGTAAGGGCTGA
- a CDS encoding ABC transporter permease → MPSDHQVAHPWPAAPQGQTVKSMKPHVSLRDRVYKALVWGAMIFFLLNIVLLIATVAVNSIATRWFGTLLPQGFTLHWYAQAWNDFQLAAVLWVTVEVVGAVVLLSILLGVPAAYALARVQFRGKRFAMLVFLLPLMVPPVTYGIPMATVMYKIGLAGTLSGVILANLVPALPFVILVMTPFIEQLDPNLESAARIFGANTFRYFRHILLPLLVPGMLAAGLLVLVRTIGMFELTFFTAGPATQTLVVALYYAVFSTGVRAPQSIDAMAMIYMAITLIWVLIALQFVSPTQIVSRVKEQRP, encoded by the coding sequence ATGCCATCCGATCATCAAGTTGCGCATCCGTGGCCCGCTGCGCCGCAAGGGCAAACGGTGAAATCGATGAAACCGCACGTCAGTCTGCGCGATCGCGTGTATAAGGCGCTCGTCTGGGGCGCGATGATTTTCTTCCTGCTCAATATCGTGCTGCTGATCGCGACGGTCGCGGTCAATTCGATTGCGACGCGCTGGTTCGGCACGCTGCTGCCGCAGGGCTTCACGTTGCACTGGTACGCGCAGGCATGGAACGATTTCCAGCTCGCGGCCGTCTTGTGGGTGACGGTCGAGGTGGTCGGCGCCGTCGTGCTGCTGTCCATTCTGCTGGGCGTGCCCGCTGCGTACGCGCTGGCGCGCGTGCAGTTTCGCGGCAAGCGTTTCGCGATGCTGGTGTTCCTGCTGCCGTTGATGGTGCCGCCCGTCACGTACGGCATTCCAATGGCGACCGTGATGTACAAGATCGGGCTCGCAGGCACCTTGAGCGGCGTGATTCTCGCGAATCTCGTGCCCGCGCTGCCGTTCGTCATTCTCGTGATGACGCCGTTCATCGAACAGCTCGATCCGAATCTGGAATCGGCGGCGCGCATCTTCGGCGCGAACACGTTTCGCTATTTCCGCCACATCCTGCTGCCGCTGCTGGTGCCGGGCATGCTTGCTGCGGGTCTGCTGGTGCTGGTGCGCACCATCGGCATGTTCGAATTGACGTTCTTTACGGCGGGACCGGCGACGCAGACTCTGGTCGTCGCGCTGTACTACGCTGTATTTTCAACAGGCGTGCGTGCGCCGCAATCGATCGACGCGATGGCGATGATCTATATGGCCATCACGCTGATCTGGGTATTGATTGCGCTGCAGTTCGTGAGCCCGACGCAGATCGTGTCGCGCGTGAAGGAGCAGCGCCCGTAG
- the araD gene encoding L-arabinonate dehydratase, giving the protein MSNNQTKKRKTPEELRSHRWYGVNDLRSFGHRSRTAQMGYSREEYAGKPVIAILNTWSEMNPCHTHFKQRVEEVKRGIWQAGGFPIELPVQTLSEPFQKPTTMLYRNFLAMEAEETLRSYPADGVVLMGGCDKTTPALLMGAISMDLPTIFLPAGPMLRGNWNGATLGSGSDTWKYWADLRAGKITEDDWHGVEGGIARSPGHCMTMGTASTMTSAAEALGFTLPGFASIPAPDSRHAQMSAKTGMRIVEMVWEDLKPSDILTEKSVDNAVTTCLALSGSTNAIVHMIALARRAGIHLTLDRYDSMSRRTPVLANIRPTGAYLMEDFFYAGGLQAMLAELGELIDRSQKTVNGRTIGENLEGARIFNDDVIRRRTNPLMPDNGLAVLRGNIAPDGAVIKPGAAEPHLLVHTGRAVVFSDYNDMAARIDSEELDIDETCVIVLQHAGPVGAPGMPEWGQLPIPQKLLKKGVRDMLRISDARMSGTSYGACVLHVAPESFIGGPFALVRDGDLIELDVPQRKLNVLVPDEELARRKAAWVAPAPRFSRGYGAMHQVHVLQADKGCDFDFLQRDGASGASASAGEPEIH; this is encoded by the coding sequence GTGTCGAACAATCAGACGAAGAAACGCAAGACGCCCGAAGAACTGCGCAGTCACCGCTGGTATGGCGTGAACGATCTGCGGTCGTTCGGCCACCGCTCGCGCACTGCGCAGATGGGTTATAGCCGTGAAGAATATGCAGGCAAGCCGGTCATCGCGATCCTCAACACGTGGAGCGAGATGAACCCGTGCCACACGCATTTCAAACAGCGTGTGGAAGAAGTGAAGCGCGGCATCTGGCAGGCGGGCGGCTTCCCGATCGAACTGCCTGTGCAGACGCTCTCCGAGCCCTTCCAGAAGCCCACGACGATGCTCTACCGCAACTTCCTCGCGATGGAAGCGGAAGAGACGCTGCGCTCGTATCCCGCCGACGGCGTCGTCCTGATGGGCGGCTGCGACAAGACCACGCCCGCGCTGCTGATGGGCGCGATCTCGATGGATCTGCCCACCATTTTCCTGCCCGCCGGCCCGATGCTGCGCGGCAACTGGAACGGCGCGACGCTCGGCTCCGGCTCCGACACGTGGAAGTACTGGGCCGATCTGCGCGCGGGCAAGATCACGGAAGACGACTGGCACGGCGTGGAAGGCGGCATCGCGCGTTCGCCCGGCCACTGCATGACGATGGGTACGGCCTCGACGATGACGAGCGCCGCCGAAGCGCTCGGCTTCACGCTGCCGGGTTTCGCCTCGATTCCGGCACCCGATTCGCGCCACGCGCAGATGTCCGCGAAAACGGGCATGCGCATTGTCGAGATGGTGTGGGAAGACCTGAAGCCGTCGGACATCCTCACGGAGAAATCGGTCGATAACGCCGTCACGACCTGCCTCGCGCTGTCTGGGTCGACGAATGCGATCGTGCACATGATCGCGTTGGCGCGCCGCGCGGGCATCCATCTCACGCTCGACCGCTACGACAGCATGTCGCGCCGGACTCCCGTGCTCGCGAACATCCGGCCGACGGGCGCGTATCTGATGGAAGACTTCTTTTACGCAGGCGGCTTGCAGGCGATGCTTGCGGAACTCGGCGAGCTGATCGACCGCTCGCAGAAGACGGTGAACGGACGCACGATCGGCGAAAACCTCGAAGGCGCGCGAATTTTCAACGACGACGTGATCCGCCGCCGCACGAATCCGCTGATGCCGGACAACGGGCTTGCCGTGCTGAGAGGCAACATCGCGCCCGACGGCGCGGTGATCAAACCGGGCGCCGCCGAACCGCATCTGCTCGTACACACGGGCCGCGCGGTGGTGTTTAGCGACTACAACGACATGGCTGCGCGCATCGATAGCGAAGAACTCGATATCGACGAAACCTGCGTGATCGTGCTGCAGCACGCGGGGCCTGTCGGTGCGCCGGGCATGCCCGAGTGGGGTCAGTTGCCGATCCCCCAGAAGCTGCTGAAAAAGGGCGTGCGCGACATGCTGCGCATTTCCGATGCACGCATGAGCGGCACGAGCTATGGCGCGTGTGTGCTGCACGTGGCGCCCGAGTCGTTTATCGGCGGGCCGTTTGCGCTGGTGCGCGATGGCGATCTGATCGAACTCGATGTGCCGCAGCGCAAGCTGAACGTGCTGGTGCCGGATGAGGAGCTCGCGCGGCGCAAGGCCGCTTGGGTCGCGCCTGCGCCGAGATTTTCACGCGGCTACGGCGCGATGCATCAGGTGCACGTACTGCAGGCGGACAAGGGCTGCGACTTCGACTTCCTGCAACGCGACGGCGCGAGCGGCGCGAGTGCCTCGGCAGGCGAGCCGGAAATTCACTGA
- a CDS encoding short chain dehydrogenase, with product MSKIVVIGATGTLGRAVAAELKARHEVIEVGATRGAHQVDSTDPASVERLFEALGKVDGVVTTTGKVHFGPLPEMSVEQFWVGLRDKLMGQINVVLAAQKYVNDGGSFTLTTGILADEPIRLGVSATTVNLALEGFVRGAAIELPRGIRINVVSPTVLTESMESYAPFFRGFEPVDAKKAAQAYLRSVEGAQTGRVYRVGY from the coding sequence ATGAGCAAAATCGTCGTGATCGGCGCAACGGGCACGCTCGGCCGGGCCGTCGCCGCCGAATTGAAAGCGCGGCATGAAGTGATCGAAGTCGGCGCGACGCGCGGCGCGCATCAGGTCGACAGCACGGATCCCGCCAGCGTCGAACGTCTGTTCGAAGCCCTCGGCAAGGTGGACGGCGTCGTCACGACCACCGGCAAGGTTCACTTCGGGCCGCTGCCCGAGATGAGCGTCGAGCAGTTCTGGGTCGGCCTGCGCGACAAGCTGATGGGACAGATCAACGTGGTGCTCGCCGCGCAGAAGTACGTGAACGACGGCGGCTCGTTCACGCTGACGACGGGCATTCTCGCCGACGAACCGATCCGGCTTGGCGTCAGTGCGACCACGGTGAACCTCGCGCTCGAAGGTTTCGTGCGCGGCGCGGCGATCGAACTGCCGCGCGGCATCCGCATCAACGTCGTCAGTCCGACTGTGCTGACGGAATCGATGGAAAGTTATGCGCCGTTCTTCCGCGGCTTCGAGCCCGTCGATGCGAAGAAAGCCGCGCAGGCGTATCTGCGCAGCGTCGAGGGCGCGCAGACAGGGCGGGTGTATCGCGTCGGGTACTAG
- a CDS encoding DUF3005 domain-containing protein: MSLNTRKVPATQSGTDVARSAEMHNDRTHDSTVDTDSKNHEAARIAGQAPIGPDEITTSNASLVNSVPDDPYAEVAGFDSRIGGNHLLLALEPGYRLIDKGMTAPEVVEQFDDRFHEPRTQAGERLRGRIHYALNHQRPTRLIELERVK; this comes from the coding sequence ATGAGCCTCAACACCCGTAAAGTACCGGCGACGCAATCGGGCACCGACGTCGCACGCAGCGCCGAAATGCATAACGACCGCACGCATGACAGCACGGTCGATACCGACAGCAAGAACCACGAGGCCGCGCGCATCGCGGGCCAAGCGCCGATCGGCCCCGACGAAATCACCACGAGCAATGCATCGCTCGTCAACAGCGTCCCCGACGATCCCTATGCGGAAGTGGCGGGATTCGACAGCCGCATCGGCGGAAACCATCTGCTGCTCGCGCTGGAGCCCGGCTATCGCTTGATCGACAAGGGCATGACGGCACCCGAGGTCGTCGAGCAATTCGACGACCGCTTTCACGAACCGCGAACGCAGGCAGGCGAGCGGCTGCGCGGCCGCATCCACTACGCGCTCAATCACCAGCGACCTACTCGCCTGATCGAACTCGAACGCGTGAAATGA
- the epsC gene encoding serine O-acetyltransferase EpsC, with protein sequence MSNVSSHNWGLEQIVAELRASREELHRTRHPRGIRELPSRDGVINIVAGLRAALFPTHYGAPDLTDESVDYYVGHTLESTLRLLAEQIRRALRFLPEHAETSDAELSTRAFDVAREFGKQLPGIRALLVSDIQAAYVGDPAAQHITEILLCYPGVWAMTHHRLAHALHRLGVPLLARFINEIAHSATGIDIHPGAQIGPSFFIDHGTGVVIGETAIIGERVRVYQAVTLGAKSFAAEDDGTLVKGKSRHPIVEDDVVIYAGATILGRVTIGRGSVIGGNVWLTHSVPPGSSVSQGKIREGERGRHDDGRR encoded by the coding sequence ATGTCAAACGTTTCTTCCCACAACTGGGGCCTCGAACAGATCGTCGCCGAACTGCGCGCATCGCGTGAGGAACTCCATCGCACGCGTCATCCGCGCGGCATTCGCGAACTGCCTTCGCGCGACGGCGTGATCAACATCGTTGCGGGGCTGCGTGCCGCGCTGTTTCCAACACATTACGGCGCGCCCGATCTGACCGACGAAAGCGTCGACTACTACGTCGGCCATACGCTCGAGAGCACGCTGCGTCTGCTCGCCGAACAGATTCGCCGCGCGTTGCGCTTCTTGCCCGAGCACGCGGAGACGTCGGATGCGGAGCTGAGCACACGCGCGTTCGATGTCGCGCGCGAGTTCGGCAAGCAGTTGCCGGGCATCCGCGCGTTGCTGGTCAGCGATATCCAGGCGGCGTACGTCGGCGATCCTGCCGCGCAGCACATTACGGAAATTCTGCTGTGCTATCCGGGCGTGTGGGCGATGACGCATCATCGGCTCGCACATGCGCTGCACAGACTCGGCGTGCCGCTGCTTGCGCGCTTCATCAACGAGATCGCGCATTCGGCGACGGGCATCGACATTCACCCCGGCGCGCAGATCGGCCCGAGCTTTTTCATCGATCACGGCACGGGCGTCGTGATTGGCGAAACGGCCATCATCGGCGAACGCGTGCGCGTCTATCAGGCGGTGACGCTCGGCGCGAAGAGTTTTGCCGCCGAAGACGACGGTACGCTCGTGAAGGGCAAATCGCGTCACCCTATCGTCGAAGACGACGTCGTGATCTACGCGGGCGCGACGATTCTGGGCCGTGTGACGATCGGGCGCGGTTCGGTGATCGGCGGCAACGTGTGGCTCACGCATAGCGTGCCGCCCGGCAGCAGCGTCTCGCAGGGCAAGATCCGCGAAGGCGAGCGCGGCCGCCACGACGACGGACGGCGTTGA
- a CDS encoding AraC family transcriptional regulator — protein MKPRGRVQMLRCALDGVEATVAHTTHTFARHSHDRFGLGVVIAGGQRSASGRGPVEARATDVITVNPGEVHDGSPLDERGRAWRMLYFTPSLVTATLAECARTPLREVELTRPVLNDPQLSMCFARLFEVAVHDTNEGPVSDNLACEEALLALFAHVGRHYATSAPPGPERNRSIARAKSRIDDEPASASTLADLAAEAGMSRFQLLRSFAHEVGLPPHAYRMQRRVVLARQLIAQGTPLADAAVSAGFSDQSHMTRAFVRLLGVTPAGYAAAVR, from the coding sequence ATGAAGCCGCGCGGACGCGTCCAGATGCTGCGCTGTGCGCTCGACGGCGTCGAGGCGACCGTCGCGCATACGACGCATACGTTCGCGCGTCATTCTCACGACCGTTTCGGCTTGGGTGTGGTGATCGCGGGCGGGCAGCGTTCGGCAAGCGGACGCGGTCCCGTCGAGGCGCGCGCGACGGATGTGATCACTGTCAATCCAGGCGAAGTGCACGACGGCAGTCCGCTCGACGAACGCGGACGCGCATGGCGCATGTTGTATTTCACGCCGTCGCTGGTCACCGCGACGCTTGCCGAATGCGCGCGGACACCGCTGCGGGAAGTGGAGTTGACGCGTCCGGTGCTGAACGATCCGCAACTGTCGATGTGCTTTGCGCGCTTGTTCGAAGTGGCTGTGCACGATACGAACGAGGGCCCGGTTTCGGACAATCTCGCTTGCGAAGAAGCGCTGCTTGCGCTGTTTGCGCATGTCGGCAGGCATTACGCGACGTCGGCGCCGCCCGGACCTGAGCGCAATAGATCGATTGCACGGGCAAAGAGCCGTATCGACGACGAACCCGCGTCGGCATCGACGCTCGCCGATCTCGCCGCCGAAGCCGGCATGAGCCGTTTCCAGCTGCTGCGGAGTTTCGCGCATGAAGTCGGTTTGCCGCCGCATGCGTACCGGATGCAGCGCCGCGTCGTGCTGGCGCGTCAACTGATCGCGCAGGGCACGCCGCTCGCGGACGCCGCGGTGTCCGCGGGTTTCTCCGATCAAAGCCACATGACCCGCGCGTTCGTCCGGCTGTTGGGCGTGACGCCGGCGGGTTACGCGGCGGCTGTCCGCTGA
- a CDS encoding DMT family transporter — protein sequence MNARYTGYVFCSLAMLGVGSTVVVSKAIAGGLPPFSATALRFAIAFPIFLAMMRVLKVRWPKPGARDALLLIAQAGAGSVGYTVCLIGGMRLASAADAGVIAGTLPAVSAAFAALALGERLSPGLVGAIVLATLGVMVCTVRFGELAAGTGGGHSLVGNALVFAAIVCEALFILLNRKLRTPVAALPLSALMSGIGFLVAIGPAFYEQPWRLPVDAGAIAGVVYYALVPTVLGFVLWYAGAARLSGAEAGVVTALVPVSALALAVGVLGEAVGWAQIVGVSFVLLAVVLATR from the coding sequence ATGAACGCGCGTTACACAGGCTATGTTTTCTGCTCGCTGGCGATGCTCGGCGTGGGCAGCACCGTGGTCGTCAGCAAGGCGATCGCGGGCGGCCTGCCGCCGTTCTCGGCGACCGCGTTGCGCTTTGCGATTGCGTTTCCGATTTTTCTCGCGATGATGCGTGTGCTGAAGGTTCGATGGCCGAAGCCTGGTGCGCGCGATGCATTGCTGCTGATCGCGCAGGCGGGCGCGGGAAGTGTCGGCTACACGGTTTGTTTGATCGGCGGAATGCGACTCGCGTCGGCGGCTGACGCGGGCGTCATCGCGGGGACGTTGCCGGCTGTTTCTGCCGCGTTTGCGGCGCTGGCCTTGGGCGAGCGGTTATCGCCGGGGTTGGTGGGTGCGATCGTGCTCGCGACGTTGGGTGTGATGGTTTGTACTGTGCGCTTTGGCGAGCTTGCTGCTGGTACGGGCGGCGGACATTCTCTCGTGGGGAATGCGCTGGTGTTTGCAGCGATTGTCTGCGAGGCGCTGTTTATTCTGCTCAATCGCAAGCTGCGTACGCCGGTTGCGGCGTTGCCGTTGTCGGCGCTGATGAGTGGAATCGGGTTTTTGGTGGCCATCGGGCCTGCTTTTTATGAGCAACCGTGGAGGTTGCCTGTCGATGCTGGTGCTATTGCAGGTGTCGTGTATTACGCGCTCGTTCCTACCGTGCTTGGGTTCGTGCTTTGGTATGCGGGGGCTGCGCGCCTCAGCGGCGCAGAAGCTGGAGTTGTCACGGCATTGGTGCCTGTGTCTGCTCTCGCGCTTGCTGTTGGCGTGCTGGGGGAGGCTGTTGGTTGGGCGCAGATTGTTGGGGTTTCGTTTGTGTTGTTGGCTGTGGTGCTGGCTACCAGGTAG